A window of the Bacteroides thetaiotaomicron VPI-5482 genome harbors these coding sequences:
- a CDS encoding IS4 family transposase produces the protein MFQDKYVFAQLASFLNRSKFNRIVTKYDGDKYVKHFTCWNQLLALMFGQLSNRESLRDLIVALEAHHSKCYHLGMGKNVSKSSLARANQDRDYHIFEEYAYYLVSEARQKCANHIFKLGGNVYAFDSTTIDLCLSVFWWAKFRKKKGGIKVHTLYDVETQIPAFFHITEASVHDSKVMIEIPYEPSSYYIFDRGYNNFKMLYKIHQIEAYFVVRAKKNLQYKSIQWKRRLPKNVLSDASVLLTGFYPKQYYPKPLRLVKYWDEEQEREFTFITNAMHISALQVAELYKNRWQVELFFKWLKQHLKIKRFWGTTENAVRIQIYAAICAYCLVAIIQHDMQLDRSTYEVLQILSISLTDKTHLRDLFDKTKFQNDKERFGPNGPSLFNF, from the coding sequence ACCGCATAGTCACCAAGTATGATGGTGATAAATATGTGAAGCACTTCACCTGCTGGAATCAACTACTTGCTTTGATGTTTGGTCAACTTTCTAATCGTGAAAGTCTGCGAGATTTGATAGTTGCTCTTGAAGCTCATCATTCCAAATGTTATCATTTAGGAATGGGTAAAAATGTATCAAAGTCATCGCTGGCAAGAGCAAATCAAGATAGAGACTATCACATCTTTGAAGAATATGCTTACTACCTGGTTAGCGAAGCACGACAAAAGTGTGCTAATCATATTTTCAAACTTGGCGGTAACGTTTATGCTTTCGATTCGACAACTATTGACCTGTGCCTTTCAGTCTTTTGGTGGGCAAAATTCCGCAAAAAGAAAGGTGGTATCAAAGTGCATACATTATATGATGTGGAAACACAGATTCCTGCATTCTTTCATATCACGGAAGCATCCGTACACGATTCTAAAGTTATGATTGAAATTCCTTATGAACCAAGCTCTTATTACATCTTTGACCGCGGTTATAACAACTTCAAAATGCTGTATAAAATTCATCAAATTGAAGCCTACTTTGTTGTCAGAGCAAAAAAGAATCTTCAATACAAATCCATCCAATGGAAACGTAGACTGCCTAAGAATGTGCTTTCAGACGCAAGTGTACTTCTGACAGGATTCTATCCTAAACAATATTACCCAAAGCCACTTAGACTGGTTAAATATTGGGATGAAGAACAAGAACGAGAATTTACATTCATAACCAATGCGATGCATATATCTGCGCTTCAAGTTGCTGAACTTTATAAAAATCGCTGGCAGGTAGAGCTGTTTTTCAAATGGCTCAAGCAGCACCTTAAAATCAAAAGATTTTGGGGAACTACAGAGAATGCTGTTCGAATACAGATATATGCTGCTATATGCGCTTACTGTTTGGTGGCAATCATTCAACACGATATGCAACTGGACAGAAGTACATATGAAGTGTTACAAATACTGAGCATCTCATTGACTGATAAGACTCATCTGAGAGACCTCTTTGATAAAACTAAATTTCAAAATGACAAAGAACGATTCGGACCAAATGGGCCAAGTTTATTTAATTTTTAA
- a CDS encoding DUF2157 domain-containing protein: MEKPDSSLLFRQPMYADKKQWKQFLSIFLLAAGVGFTVAGIIFFFAYNWEDLPKFAKLGIVQTLLVASVLLTVFTRWNILIKQIILTGATFLVGTLFAVFGQIYQTGADAYDLFLGWTLFTILWAFAIRFTPLWLTFIGLLCTTIWLYAMQIVPDNQWAVTLLTNAVTWICASATVVTEWMSIKGTLSRQNRWFVSLLSLATIVHVTYLMMAVICEKDTIVSIPLASTVLLFSAGLWFGWRQRNLFYLSAIPFAILMILLSLFICHSNLRDVNIFLLSGIIVITGTTLLIYAILHLKKQWYGTEE, from the coding sequence ATGGAAAAACCGGACTCTTCACTCCTATTCAGGCAACCGATGTATGCCGATAAAAAACAATGGAAACAATTTCTTTCTATTTTTCTGTTAGCAGCAGGCGTTGGTTTTACGGTAGCAGGAATTATCTTTTTCTTCGCCTATAACTGGGAAGATCTTCCCAAATTCGCCAAACTGGGAATCGTACAAACATTGCTTGTTGCATCTGTTCTGCTAACAGTATTTACCCGATGGAATATACTTATCAAACAGATAATCCTCACCGGAGCCACATTCCTTGTGGGTACACTCTTTGCCGTATTCGGACAAATCTATCAGACAGGCGCTGATGCGTATGACTTATTTCTGGGCTGGACACTGTTCACCATCCTTTGGGCATTCGCCATCCGTTTCACTCCGCTCTGGCTGACGTTTATCGGACTGCTCTGTACTACCATATGGCTATACGCTATGCAAATAGTGCCGGATAACCAATGGGCAGTCACTTTACTGACCAATGCAGTAACCTGGATTTGCGCTTCGGCAACGGTCGTCACAGAATGGATGAGTATCAAAGGTACCCTCAGCCGACAAAACCGTTGGTTTGTCAGCCTGCTTTCTCTGGCGACCATTGTGCATGTGACTTATCTTATGATGGCAGTAATCTGCGAAAAGGATACAATCGTATCCATTCCGCTCGCAAGTACCGTTCTGCTGTTCTCGGCAGGGTTATGGTTCGGATGGAGACAAAGGAATTTATTCTATCTTTCCGCCATTCCTTTTGCCATACTGATGATTTTACTATCCCTGTTTATCTGTCACAGTAACCTTAGGGACGTCAACATATTCCTCCTCTCAGGAATTATTGTTATCACCGGTACCACTTTATTGATTTATGCAATCCTTCACCTAAAAAAACAATGGTATGGCACAGAAGAGTAA
- a CDS encoding DUF4401 domain-containing protein, translating into MAQKSNLTIEVLSIIGGVLTAIFFLGFLVLSSILRSETSCLITGSILIITTLFVNRLLTKPFLDAMNITCYIAGCILAGYGMNRNMDVLFIVLIGISVVTMLLSKGFILTFLSVISFYMALFGEITNLFSSLNPLNVAAVPIIAIFLFVNLSETKILSYTNGDLSKYKPIHSGLFVSCVLSLAGLSVNYLTKSTNDWIISVFMLVGILLMVYKIVQVMQVKSPVHQVCIYLLCILICFPSLHAPYLSGSILLILICFQYGYKAESAVALLLFIYSISKYYYDLDITLLTKSITLFFTGIALLIAWYIFTQKKTRHEKI; encoded by the coding sequence ATGGCACAGAAGAGTAACCTGACAATCGAAGTCCTTTCAATTATCGGAGGAGTGCTGACCGCTATCTTCTTTCTGGGATTTCTTGTACTTTCCTCCATTCTCCGATCCGAAACATCCTGCCTGATTACAGGAAGTATCCTGATCATTACTACTTTATTTGTCAATCGCCTCCTGACCAAACCTTTTCTGGATGCGATGAATATTACATGCTACATAGCCGGATGTATATTAGCCGGTTATGGAATGAATAGAAACATGGATGTCCTCTTTATTGTACTGATAGGGATCAGTGTAGTAACGATGCTGTTATCCAAAGGGTTCATCCTGACCTTCCTTTCGGTAATCTCATTCTATATGGCACTGTTCGGAGAGATAACGAATTTATTCTCTTCACTGAATCCGCTGAATGTGGCTGCCGTGCCTATTATAGCAATTTTCTTATTCGTCAATCTATCTGAGACAAAAATACTCAGCTATACGAACGGGGATTTGTCTAAATATAAACCTATTCATTCCGGTCTGTTCGTATCTTGTGTCCTTTCATTGGCCGGGTTGTCTGTCAATTACTTGACAAAAAGCACAAATGACTGGATCATATCTGTTTTCATGTTGGTGGGTATCCTTCTGATGGTTTATAAAATCGTGCAGGTGATGCAGGTTAAGAGTCCGGTACATCAGGTGTGCATCTATCTTCTTTGTATCCTGATCTGCTTTCCCAGTCTGCATGCCCCTTATCTATCGGGCAGTATCCTGCTGATACTGATATGTTTTCAGTACGGTTATAAAGCTGAGTCCGCAGTTGCGCTCCTCCTCTTCATCTATTCCATATCCAAATATTACTATGATCTGGATATCACCTTGCTGACGAAATCGATCACCTTGTTCTTTACGGGAATCGCATTGCTCATAGCCTGGTATATTTTCACTCAAAAAAAGACAAGACATGAAAAAATATAG
- a CDS encoding GDYXXLXY domain-containing protein, which yields MKKYSRILIIANLILLLGYFNWSVYQKEQTLKEGQLVLLQLAPVDPRSLMQGDYMRLNYKEANSELINRQKAKRGYAVLKLDKNHVGEIIRLQESLEPVNENEIVLKYKTINGRLFLGAESFFFEEGQDSVYNRAAYGGLRVDNKGQSLLVGLYDKDFRQIKPYRGKQ from the coding sequence ATGAAAAAATATAGCCGAATACTGATTATCGCTAATTTAATTCTTCTTCTGGGATATTTTAACTGGTCTGTTTATCAGAAAGAACAGACGCTGAAAGAGGGACAACTCGTATTATTGCAACTGGCTCCTGTCGATCCCCGTTCGCTGATGCAAGGAGATTATATGAGACTTAACTATAAAGAAGCAAATTCCGAGTTGATAAACAGACAGAAAGCTAAACGCGGTTATGCTGTGCTCAAGCTTGACAAGAATCACGTCGGAGAAATAATACGTCTTCAGGAATCCCTTGAACCAGTAAATGAAAATGAGATCGTCCTGAAATATAAAACAATAAATGGCAGGTTATTCCTCGGTGCCGAATCCTTCTTTTTTGAAGAAGGACAGGATTCTGTCTATAATCGTGCCGCTTATGGTGGATTGAGAGTAGATAATAAAGGACAGAGTTTACTGGTAGGGCTGTATGACAAGGATTTCCGGCAGATTAAGCCGTACAGAGGCAAACAGTAA
- a CDS encoding tyrosine-type recombinase/integrase — translation MGNLISFFKKVADGLRAEGNFGTAHVYRSTLNIVTTFHGSRYLDFHQVNPEWLKDFEVYLRSRGSSWNTVSTYLRVLRAVYNRAVDLRKAEYIPHLFRSVYTGTRADRKRALEDEDMRKVFSRLSKSSTIPSDLRRTKELFILMFLLRGLPFVDLAYLRKSDLRGNVITYRRRKTGRSLSVTLTPESMLLLEKHISRDLSSPYLFPILHSIEGSQEAYREYQLALRSFNQHLELLGQWLGLESKLSSYTARHTWATTAYYCEIHPGIISEAMGHSSITVTETYLKPFRNRKIDEANNRIVDFVKRSAGGIIV, via the coding sequence ATGGGGAATTTAATTTCATTTTTTAAGAAAGTAGCCGATGGGCTACGGGCAGAGGGAAACTTTGGGACTGCCCATGTGTATCGAAGTACTTTGAACATTGTGACAACCTTTCATGGGAGCAGATATCTTGATTTTCATCAGGTAAATCCCGAATGGTTGAAAGATTTTGAAGTCTATCTTCGCAGTCGTGGTTCCAGTTGGAATACTGTTTCCACTTATCTTCGTGTGTTGCGTGCGGTTTATAATCGTGCAGTTGATCTTCGTAAAGCGGAATATATCCCGCATTTATTCCGTTCTGTTTACACAGGAACACGTGCAGACAGGAAGCGTGCGCTGGAAGATGAAGATATGCGAAAAGTTTTTAGTCGTTTGTCGAAATCATCCACAATTCCTTCAGATTTACGTCGTACGAAGGAACTGTTTATTCTGATGTTTCTGCTTCGTGGTTTACCTTTTGTTGATTTGGCTTATTTGCGTAAAAGCGATTTAAGAGGAAACGTGATAACGTATCGTCGGCGTAAGACCGGTCGTTCCTTATCAGTGACTTTGACGCCGGAATCTATGCTTTTATTGGAAAAGCACATAAGCCGGGATCTTAGTTCTCCTTATTTGTTTCCAATTCTTCATAGCATTGAAGGAAGTCAGGAAGCATATCGGGAATATCAGTTAGCCCTGCGGAGTTTCAATCAGCATTTGGAATTGTTAGGTCAGTGGCTGGGACTGGAAAGCAAACTTAGTTCGTATACAGCCCGCCATACCTGGGCTACGACAGCTTATTATTGTGAAATTCATCCGGGTATCATTTCTGAGGCGATGGGGCATTCTTCCATTACGGTGACAGAGACTTATCTGAAGCCATTCCGTAATAGGAAAATTGATGAAGCAAATAATAGGATCGTTGATTTTGTAAAACGCTCTGCTGGCGGAATAATAGTTTGA